From Ancylobacter pratisalsi, one genomic window encodes:
- the ureG gene encoding urease accessory protein UreG, whose translation MAQDSSGPLRVGIGGPVGSGKTALMEALCRHFRERYDLCAITNDIYTKEDAEILTRAGALPADRIMGVETGGCPHTAIREDASANLAAIAEMRGRFPKLDLILIESGGDNLAATFSPELADLTIYVIDVSAGEKIPRKGGPGITRSDLLVINKVDLAPYVGASLEVMDRDSRRMRGKRPFVFSNIRSGQGVEEVARFIVETGGLDELVVTGAAQH comes from the coding sequence ATGGCACAGGACAGTTCGGGTCCGCTCCGGGTGGGTATCGGCGGGCCGGTCGGCTCAGGCAAGACGGCGCTGATGGAAGCGCTGTGCCGCCATTTCCGCGAGCGATACGATCTGTGCGCCATAACCAATGACATCTACACCAAGGAAGACGCCGAGATCCTGACCCGCGCCGGCGCCCTGCCGGCCGACCGGATCATGGGCGTCGAAACCGGGGGTTGTCCGCATACGGCGATCCGGGAGGACGCGTCGGCGAATCTCGCGGCGATTGCGGAAATGCGTGGCCGGTTTCCGAAGCTGGACCTCATTCTCATCGAGTCGGGCGGCGACAACCTGGCCGCGACCTTCTCTCCCGAGCTTGCGGATCTGACGATTTACGTCATCGACGTCTCGGCAGGCGAGAAGATCCCCCGAAAGGGCGGGCCCGGCATCACGCGTTCGGACCTGCTGGTCATCAACAAGGTCGATCTCGCGCCCTATGTCGGCGCCTCGCTCGAGGTGATGGATCGGGATTCGCGCCGCATGCGCGGAAAGCGGCCCTTCGTCTTCTCCAACATTCGCTCGGGGCAGGGCGTGGAGGAAGTGGCGCGTTTCATCGTCGAGACGGGTGGGCTCGACGAATTGGTGGTAACCGGCGCCGCTCAGCACTGA
- the ureC gene encoding urease subunit alpha, whose product MSIKISRSTYAEMFGPTTGDRVRLADTSLVIEVEKDLTVYGEEVKFGGGKTIRDGMGQSQITRGDGAVDTVITNALILDHWGIVKADIGLRDGRIAAIGKAGNPAIQPGVDIIIGASTEVIAGEGKIITAGGFDSHIHFICPQQIEHALMSGVTTMLGGGTGPAAGTNATTCTPGPWHIEMMLRAFDSFPVNLALSGKGNVSLPGPLVEQIEAGACALKLHEDWGTTPAAIDNCLSVADDYDVQVMIHTDTLNESGFVEDTIAAFKGRTIHAFHTEGAGGGHAPDIMKVVGLPNVLPSSTNPTRPFTVNTLDEHLDMLMVCHHLDPLIAEDLAFAESRIRKETIAAEDILHDLGAISMMSSDSQAMGRLGEVITRTWQTAHKMKLQRGLLPGDSERNDNARAKRYVAKYTINPAIAHGMSRHIGSVEAGKLADLVVWSPAFFGTKPDMVIKGGAIVAAQMGDPNASIPTPQPVHYRPMFGAFGKARTATSFTFVSQAAIDLGVGARLGLAKRTIAVDNVRGGISKASMVHNSATPALEIDPETYEVRADGELLTCAPASELPMAQRYFLF is encoded by the coding sequence ATGTCGATCAAGATTTCCCGCTCCACTTATGCCGAGATGTTCGGCCCCACCACCGGCGACCGCGTACGGCTCGCCGATACCTCGCTGGTGATCGAGGTCGAGAAGGACCTCACCGTCTATGGCGAGGAGGTGAAGTTCGGCGGTGGCAAGACCATTCGCGACGGCATGGGCCAGTCGCAGATCACGCGCGGCGACGGGGCGGTGGATACCGTCATCACCAACGCGCTGATTCTGGACCACTGGGGCATCGTGAAGGCCGATATCGGGCTGCGTGACGGGCGCATCGCGGCCATCGGCAAGGCGGGCAATCCGGCCATCCAGCCGGGTGTCGACATCATCATCGGCGCGTCGACCGAGGTGATCGCGGGCGAAGGCAAGATCATCACCGCCGGAGGGTTCGACAGCCACATCCATTTCATCTGTCCCCAGCAGATCGAACATGCGCTGATGAGCGGCGTGACCACCATGCTCGGCGGCGGCACGGGCCCCGCCGCGGGCACCAACGCCACGACCTGCACACCGGGCCCGTGGCACATCGAAATGATGCTGCGCGCCTTCGACAGCTTCCCGGTCAATCTCGCGCTGTCCGGCAAGGGCAACGTCTCGCTTCCCGGGCCGCTCGTGGAGCAGATCGAAGCCGGCGCGTGCGCGCTGAAGCTGCACGAGGACTGGGGCACGACGCCGGCGGCGATCGACAACTGCCTGTCCGTTGCCGACGACTATGACGTGCAGGTGATGATCCACACCGACACGCTCAATGAGAGCGGTTTCGTCGAGGATACGATCGCCGCGTTCAAGGGGCGCACCATCCACGCCTTCCACACCGAAGGGGCGGGCGGCGGCCACGCGCCGGACATCATGAAGGTGGTCGGCCTGCCCAACGTGCTGCCATCCTCGACCAACCCGACGCGGCCCTTCACGGTGAACACGCTGGACGAGCACCTCGACATGCTCATGGTCTGCCACCATCTCGACCCGCTGATCGCCGAGGATCTTGCGTTCGCCGAGAGCCGCATTCGCAAGGAGACGATCGCGGCCGAGGACATCCTCCACGATCTTGGCGCGATCTCGATGATGAGCTCGGACAGCCAGGCCATGGGGCGGCTGGGCGAAGTGATCACGCGCACGTGGCAGACGGCGCACAAGATGAAGCTGCAGCGCGGCCTGTTGCCCGGCGACAGCGAGCGCAACGACAACGCCCGCGCCAAGCGCTATGTGGCGAAGTACACCATCAATCCGGCCATCGCGCATGGCATGTCGCGCCATATCGGCTCGGTCGAGGCGGGCAAGCTGGCCGACCTTGTCGTCTGGTCTCCCGCGTTCTTCGGCACCAAGCCCGACATGGTGATCAAGGGCGGGGCCATTGTCGCCGCGCAGATGGGCGATCCCAACGCCTCGATCCCGACGCCGCAGCCGGTGCATTATCGTCCGATGTTCGGTGCCTTCGGCAAGGCGCGGACGGCGACCAGCTTCACCTTCGTGTCTCAGGCCGCCATCGATCTCGGCGTTGGCGCCAGGCTGGGGCTCGCCAAGCGCACCATCGCGGTCGACAATGTGCGCGGCGGCATCTCGAAGGCCTCGATGGTGCATAACAGTGCCACCCCGGCACTGGAGATCGATCCCGAGACCTATGAAGTGCGCGCCGATGGCGAGCTTCTGACCTGCGCGCCCGCCAGCGAACTGCCCATGGCGCAACGCTATTTCCTGTTCTAA
- a CDS encoding urease accessory protein UreF yields MSEAVRASPNDAGDLLALFVWLSPAYPVGAFAYSHGLEWAVETGEVKDAETLRRWVEDLLLCGGPFADAVLLAHGWRAITGDDDAALHDVLELAAAFAPSRERQMETLNQGDAFMAATRTAWFAPALERPGAVWSGRVAYSVAVGIAAAAHDLPLPATLSAFLNAVAANLISAAVRLVPLGQTDGNRTLASLLPVIRDAAVEASHVPLARIGGAALRSDIASMRHETQYTRLFRS; encoded by the coding sequence ATGAGCGAAGCGGTACGCGCCTCGCCGAACGACGCCGGAGATCTTCTTGCGCTGTTCGTCTGGCTGTCGCCGGCCTATCCGGTCGGCGCCTTCGCCTATTCCCACGGGCTCGAATGGGCTGTGGAGACCGGCGAGGTGAAGGACGCGGAAACGTTGCGCCGCTGGGTGGAGGATCTGCTGCTGTGCGGCGGTCCCTTCGCCGATGCGGTTCTTCTCGCCCACGGGTGGCGTGCCATTACGGGCGATGACGACGCGGCCCTGCACGACGTGCTGGAACTCGCGGCGGCCTTCGCGCCGTCGCGCGAGCGCCAGATGGAGACGCTCAACCAGGGCGATGCCTTCATGGCCGCCACCCGCACCGCGTGGTTCGCGCCCGCTCTGGAGCGGCCCGGCGCGGTGTGGAGTGGCCGTGTGGCCTATTCGGTCGCGGTCGGTATCGCGGCGGCTGCGCATGACCTGCCTTTGCCGGCCACGCTGTCGGCCTTTCTCAACGCGGTCGCGGCGAACCTCATCTCCGCCGCGGTGCGGCTCGTGCCGCTGGGCCAGACGGATGGCAACCGCACGCTGGCCTCGCTGCTGCCGGTGATCCGGGACGCGGCGGTCGAGGCATCGCATGTGCCGTTGGCGCGGATCGGCGGCGCGGCGCTACGCTCGGACATCGCGTCGATGCGGCATGAGACGCAGTACACGCGGCTATTCAGAAGCTGA
- a CDS encoding urease accessory protein UreD → MYATELPFDRVPATSIPVERRGQGRLSVEVHGREGRTVRGTVEESGFARARFPLSGRRGRALEAVLINTGGGLAGGDSSETTIRAARDAHLVVTTQAAEKVYRSDGSTSHIAVKLTVGEGASLDWMPQATIVFDGARIERSISAEIAPDGRLLLIEPVVLGRTARGERFASGRLYDSWRVRRDGRLIYADGLVLDGNAASTLDRRAAAGGWAAFATLLLVAPDAESRLDDVRAALGLPDDLPEHLEAGASAWDGMLSVRLLARDGAPLEAALRRAIAAFGIADVPRIWHS, encoded by the coding sequence ATGTACGCAACCGAATTGCCGTTTGATCGCGTCCCCGCCACCTCGATCCCGGTCGAGCGGCGCGGACAAGGCCGGCTTTCGGTGGAGGTCCATGGGCGCGAGGGCCGCACGGTGCGCGGCACGGTGGAGGAGTCCGGTTTCGCCCGGGCGCGCTTCCCGCTGTCGGGCCGGCGCGGGCGCGCACTGGAGGCGGTGCTCATCAATACGGGCGGGGGTCTGGCCGGTGGGGACAGCTCGGAAACGACCATCCGCGCGGCACGCGATGCTCATCTCGTGGTCACGACCCAGGCGGCGGAGAAGGTTTACCGCTCGGATGGCTCCACGTCGCACATCGCCGTGAAGCTCACTGTGGGCGAGGGTGCCAGCCTCGACTGGATGCCGCAGGCGACGATCGTGTTCGACGGGGCGCGTATCGAGCGTTCCATCTCGGCGGAGATCGCGCCGGACGGGCGGCTGCTCCTGATCGAGCCGGTGGTGCTCGGGCGGACGGCGCGTGGTGAGCGCTTCGCCTCGGGGCGCCTTTATGACAGCTGGCGCGTGCGGCGCGACGGCCGGCTCATCTATGCCGATGGGCTGGTGCTCGATGGCAATGCTGCCAGCACTTTGGACCGGCGGGCCGCCGCCGGCGGCTGGGCCGCTTTCGCCACCCTGCTGCTTGTCGCGCCCGACGCGGAGAGCCGGCTGGACGACGTGCGCGCCGCTCTCGGTTTGCCGGACGACCTGCCGGAGCATCTCGAAGCGGGAGCCAGCGCCTGGGACGGCATGCTGTCGGTGCGGCTGCTCGCCCGCGATGGCGCGCCGCTGGAGGCCGCCCTTCGTCGCGCGATTGCCGCGTTCGGAATCGCCGACGTCCCGCGCATCTGGCATTCCTGA
- a CDS encoding urease accessory protein UreE: MASPYAGHVPKETIMIHARALLSAGTWSSDTAVDRVVLPHDGRHRRRIAMRGEGDVVFLLDLPEATRLKDGDGLVLDDGRVVAVAAAEEPVAEIVANDPHHLARLAWHLGNRHVPAELLADRIRIARDSVLEEMARGLGARVEIIDAAFEPEGGAYEAPEAHGHHHGHHAHGHHEHEHHAHGEACGCGHDHGEHKHGEHDHAHHDHADHGHARDVLHVHDHADTHAHGEGCGCGHDHDDHKHGEHHHDHGHHDHGGHGHRHG; encoded by the coding sequence ATGGCGTCACCATATGCCGGACATGTTCCCAAGGAGACGATCATGATTCATGCGCGCGCGCTGCTGTCCGCCGGCACCTGGAGTTCTGACACCGCCGTCGACCGTGTGGTGCTGCCCCATGACGGGCGGCACCGCCGTCGCATCGCGATGCGGGGCGAGGGCGATGTCGTCTTCCTGCTCGACCTGCCGGAGGCGACGCGACTGAAGGATGGCGACGGGCTGGTGCTCGACGACGGCCGGGTGGTGGCCGTCGCCGCCGCCGAGGAGCCGGTCGCCGAGATCGTCGCGAACGACCCCCATCATCTGGCGCGGCTCGCGTGGCATCTTGGCAATCGTCACGTGCCGGCGGAACTGCTCGCCGACCGCATCCGGATCGCGCGGGATTCGGTTCTGGAGGAAATGGCGCGCGGGCTCGGTGCCCGCGTCGAGATCATCGACGCGGCCTTCGAGCCGGAAGGCGGCGCCTATGAGGCGCCCGAGGCCCACGGTCATCATCACGGACACCACGCGCACGGGCATCACGAGCATGAACACCATGCCCACGGCGAAGCCTGCGGCTGCGGCCATGACCACGGCGAGCACAAGCATGGCGAGCATGATCACGCTCACCATGATCACGCCGATCACGGGCACGCGCGCGACGTGCTGCATGTCCATGACCACGCCGACACGCACGCGCATGGTGAAGGCTGCGGCTGCGGGCATGACCATGATGACCACAAGCATGGCGAACATCACCACGATCATGGGCACCATGATCACGGCGGGCATGGCCACCGCCATGGGTGA
- a CDS encoding sensor domain-containing phosphodiesterase: MKFPLPEHEAERLAELYALDVLDSGRSAALDGVCELARQMLRLEFACVGLVDRSRQLFVAQSGFDDMEGTTREDSFSTWTILSRDILVVPDTTKDLRFADNHYVTGPPHIRFYIGAPIALRSGLNIGSLCIFGREPREITAAELGIVRHLANIIVDQFRLHEATRRARRELEHRRTGQSLLEMQSRELWRRQTLLAQTERLAKVGGWELDVASGRLNWSDGVYRIYGLAPGKETTAEIALSHFPPEARTQYVRKFEAALRHREPFEIELPFVNAQGHHRLVRKSCELEVDGDRVVRAFGILQDITEQKEAEQRMWHMANHDALTGLPNRGLMRDKLDLALRRARRSGKHVAVLLADLDQFKDVNDTLGHDAGDALLIEAARRLTNCVSEVDTVARLGGDEFIILLAGLDNPSDAMVEAQRILAALSSPFVCRRTALSCRGSLGVTTAPDHGTDASTLLKNADIALYRAKAAGRGIAVEYDPQMQQATETRIQLSARVRLALENGEFLPYYQPKICLNTGTIVGFEALLRWRHPRKGLLGPQEFGQIFEDPDLSVAIGERLLQLTTRDMASWVRLGCAFGHVAINVSSPEFTRGELPERMLSALDAAGLPPERLVVEVTETVFLGRTAETVRQSLQTLHQAGVFIALDDFGTGYASLTHLKQFPVDRIKIDRSFVHDIEHDIDDAAIVRAVINLGQSLGIEIVAEGVETAAQAAFLRLNGCDFAQGFLYSKALPATRVPSLIKGWNAAEAVPHVTAPLDWTG; this comes from the coding sequence ATGAAGTTTCCACTGCCGGAGCACGAGGCTGAAAGACTCGCTGAGCTCTACGCTCTCGATGTACTGGATTCCGGACGTTCGGCCGCATTGGATGGCGTTTGCGAGCTTGCGCGGCAAATGCTGCGCCTCGAATTTGCCTGCGTGGGCCTCGTCGATCGCAGTCGCCAATTGTTTGTGGCGCAGTCTGGATTTGACGATATGGAGGGCACCACGCGCGAAGATTCCTTCAGCACGTGGACAATACTCTCGCGGGATATCCTCGTTGTGCCGGATACGACGAAGGACCTGCGCTTTGCGGATAATCACTACGTCACCGGGCCGCCGCATATCCGCTTCTATATCGGCGCGCCTATTGCTCTTCGCTCGGGACTGAACATCGGTTCGTTGTGCATCTTCGGCCGCGAACCGCGCGAGATCACGGCCGCGGAGCTCGGAATCGTCAGGCATCTCGCCAATATCATCGTCGATCAGTTCCGCCTGCATGAAGCCACACGGCGGGCGCGGCGGGAGCTTGAACACCGCCGTACCGGCCAGAGCCTGCTTGAAATGCAGAGCCGCGAGCTCTGGCGCCGCCAGACCCTGCTCGCGCAGACCGAGCGCCTGGCGAAGGTGGGGGGCTGGGAGTTGGACGTCGCGTCCGGGCGCCTCAACTGGTCCGATGGTGTCTACCGCATCTACGGGCTTGCGCCCGGAAAGGAAACCACGGCCGAGATCGCGCTGTCGCACTTTCCGCCCGAGGCCCGGACTCAGTACGTCAGGAAATTTGAAGCGGCCTTGCGTCATCGTGAGCCGTTCGAGATCGAGCTGCCCTTCGTGAACGCACAGGGCCACCATCGGCTGGTGCGAAAATCCTGCGAGCTTGAAGTCGACGGCGACCGGGTGGTGCGCGCCTTCGGCATTCTCCAGGACATTACCGAACAGAAGGAAGCCGAGCAGCGCATGTGGCACATGGCCAATCATGATGCGCTGACCGGATTGCCCAATCGAGGCCTCATGCGCGACAAGCTCGACCTTGCGCTACGCCGGGCGCGTCGGTCGGGGAAGCATGTGGCGGTGCTTCTGGCGGATCTCGACCAGTTCAAGGACGTCAACGACACGCTGGGTCACGATGCCGGCGATGCCCTGCTCATCGAGGCGGCGCGTCGTTTGACCAATTGCGTCAGCGAGGTCGATACCGTCGCACGCCTGGGTGGCGACGAGTTCATCATCTTGCTGGCCGGACTGGACAACCCTTCCGACGCGATGGTGGAGGCGCAGCGCATTCTGGCCGCTCTCAGCTCGCCCTTCGTATGCCGCCGGACCGCGCTCTCCTGTCGCGGCAGCCTAGGCGTGACGACGGCCCCGGACCACGGAACGGATGCCTCGACTCTTCTGAAGAACGCGGACATCGCACTCTACCGCGCCAAGGCGGCAGGGCGCGGCATCGCGGTCGAATATGATCCGCAGATGCAGCAGGCGACCGAAACGCGTATCCAGCTGTCGGCCCGGGTCCGGCTTGCGCTGGAGAATGGCGAGTTCCTGCCCTATTACCAGCCAAAGATATGCCTCAATACGGGCACCATCGTCGGCTTCGAGGCGCTGCTGCGCTGGCGCCACCCCCGCAAGGGGCTGCTCGGGCCGCAGGAATTCGGGCAGATCTTCGAGGATCCGGACCTCTCTGTCGCCATTGGCGAGCGTCTGCTCCAGCTGACCACGCGCGATATGGCGTCCTGGGTGAGACTGGGCTGCGCCTTCGGGCACGTGGCCATCAATGTGAGCTCGCCCGAGTTCACGCGCGGTGAACTGCCTGAACGCATGCTCTCCGCGCTCGACGCGGCGGGTCTGCCGCCGGAGCGGCTCGTGGTCGAAGTGACGGAGACCGTCTTCCTCGGACGAACGGCGGAAACCGTCCGGCAAAGCCTGCAGACACTGCATCAGGCGGGCGTCTTCATCGCCCTCGATGATTTCGGCACCGGCTACGCCTCGCTCACCCATCTGAAGCAGTTCCCGGTGGATCGCATCAAGATCGATCGTTCGTTCGTGCATGATATCGAGCACGATATCGACGACGCGGCCATTGTGCGCGCGGTCATCAATCTGGGTCAGAGCCTCGGCATCGAAATCGTCGCGGAAGGTGTGGAGACGGCCGCACAGGCCGCCTTCCTTCGCTTGAACGGCTGTGATTTCGCGCAGGGATTCCTGTACTCCAAAGCGTTGCCGGCCACGCGCGTCCCGTCCCTGATCAAGGGTTGGAATGCCGCCGAGGCCGTGCCACATGTCACCGCTCCGCTCGACTGGACGGGCTGA
- a CDS encoding urease subunit gamma, translating into MNLSPREKDKLLVAMAAMVARRRLERGIKLNYPEAVALITDVVVEGARDGKSVAELMMQGAQVLTVDQVMPGVPEMIHEIQVEATFPDGTKLVTVHEPIPWHSGASSPGEFLLEEGEIELLAGREIITLTIANTGDRPIQVGSHYHFFETNPALSFDRDKARGMRLAIPSGTAVRFEPGQSREVKLVALAGEREVFGFRQEIMGRL; encoded by the coding sequence ATGAATTTGAGCCCGCGCGAGAAGGACAAACTCCTCGTCGCCATGGCAGCCATGGTTGCCCGCCGCCGCCTGGAGCGTGGCATCAAGCTCAATTACCCGGAGGCGGTGGCGCTGATCACCGATGTCGTGGTCGAGGGCGCACGGGACGGCAAGAGCGTGGCCGAGCTGATGATGCAGGGGGCGCAGGTGCTGACCGTCGATCAGGTGATGCCGGGCGTGCCCGAGATGATCCATGAGATTCAGGTCGAGGCGACGTTCCCGGACGGCACCAAGCTCGTGACCGTTCATGAGCCGATTCCCTGGCATAGCGGTGCCAGCTCGCCGGGCGAGTTTCTTCTCGAAGAGGGCGAGATCGAGCTGCTCGCCGGGCGCGAGATCATCACCCTCACCATCGCCAATACCGGAGACCGCCCGATCCAGGTCGGCAGTCACTACCACTTCTTTGAGACCAACCCCGCCTTGTCTTTCGATCGGGACAAGGCGCGCGGCATGCGGCTCGCCATTCCCTCGGGAACGGCCGTGCGTTTCGAGCCCGGCCAGTCTCGCGAGGTGAAACTGGTGGCTCTCGCCGGCGAGCGCGAGGTCTTCGGCTTCCGCCAGGAGATCATGGGCCGGCTCTAG